A genomic region of Platichthys flesus chromosome 4, fPlaFle2.1, whole genome shotgun sequence contains the following coding sequences:
- the LOC133951698 gene encoding oocyte zinc finger protein XlCOF6-like: MAAVRSFCSQTELIMAAAVECVVCVLQETLGHTEREDTAIQLNSVLSVMSREAVRKICRVFTELYLSLEKENKAWKDEVKHLKSQLKSQENCAAKTCQTQTLYKIIPADGRALSLDIDQSAGDPAALTMAILKSTKTICGGTQVPLVTISQPLASPVTGQSSCGPHVLQERADGPSPDIETELVLESFQNRSPDLIRSSSHMTSLPVVNDQPIGELADESLNVREDLPTPEEEPALDKPLMETETDEDETGSRPGLTDDQQREAERRRRRELYRQKRFFCELCNKGFHQKHQLNKHASCHLKPFPCSLCDKGFYKITTLHKHQLSHQLRAAQENDPDKLLRCDQCDRKFRLLRQLRAHQAAHRLEKTPLGCHACDRTFTSSSALRYHELSHTKIKPFMCDVCGKSFTRKKSLREHQTVHTGARPYMCQTCGKSFSTASNLRVHKRSHSDERPFKCSECDKAFKCRMGLLQHAIVHSGEKPFMCQTCGLSFGLKYNLQRHLRLHNGEKPFRCDQCGEGFTGTWALKTHMLVHGVEKPFMCDLCGKTFFYNCQLQKHQQLVHHSKDGGTDRGKGRRSSSGIKPFGCKICLKSFSSSTTLRTHEKSHAENKQFTCDTCGKSFHQRHMYLYHMRQHSGDRPYVCGICQKGFLLSSQLKQHQLLHTGVKPHRCEQCGKEFRTPQNYHRHLLVHTGEKPYQCVVCSRKFRQSNQLKSHMQIHTGVKLYSCDRCSQGFSDSRQLKKHCCGDDGLNDLESGSKPRKHGDEFPWTQEFTNSNS, encoded by the exons ATGGCGGCGGTTCGAAGTTTCTGCAGTCAGACGGAGCTCATCATGGCGGCGGCAgtggagtgtgttgtgtgtgtcctccaggagACACTTGGACACACGGAGAGGGAGGACACAGCG ATTCAGCTGAACTCCGTCCTCAGCGTCATGTCAAGAGAGGCTGTTCGTAAaatctgcagagtttttacAGAACTTTATTTGAGTTTagagaaagagaacaaagcTTGGAAGGATGAAGTAAAACATCTGAAGTCTCAACTGAAGAGCCAGGAGAACTGTGCCGCCAAGACCTGCCAGACTCAAACACTCTATAAGATCATCCCAGCAG ATGGGCGCGCTCTGTCGCTGGACATCGACCAATCAGCAGGTGACCCTGCTGCTCTCACCATGGCCATCCTCAAGTCCACTAAAACAATATGTGGCGGCACCCAGGTCCCCCTGGTCACCATCAGCCAGCCACTGGCCTCACCAGTCACAGGCCAGAGCAGCTGTGGCCCCCatgtgctgcaggagagagcAGACGGGCCCTCTCCTGACATCGAGACTGAGCTGGTTTTAGAATCGTTTCAAAATCGATCACCAGATTTGATCCGGTCCTCTTCAcacatgacatcacttcctgtggttAATGATCAGCCAATTGGTGAGCTCGCAGATGAATCATTGAACGTCAGAGAAGATCTCCCTACACCTGAAGAAGAGCCAGCTCTGGAT aaaCCGTTGATGGAGACAgaaactgatgaagatgagacGGGGAGTCGACCAG GGCTGACTgatgaccagcagagggaagcagagcggaggaggaggagggagttgTACAGACAGAAGAGGTTTTTCTGTGAACTGTGTAACAAAGGTTTTCATCAGAAACATCAGCTGAACAAACATGCATCGTGTCACCTGAAGCCGTTTCCATGCAGCTTGTGTGATAAAGGTTTCTACAAAATCACCACGCTGCACAAACACCAGCTGAGCCACCAGCTGAGGGCGGCGCAGGAGAATGACCCCGACAAGCTGCTTCGTTGTGACCAGTGCGACAGGAAGTTCAGACTGCTGCGACAGCTCAGAGCCCACCAGGCTGCCCACCGGCTCGAGAAGACGCCACTCGGCTGCCACGCCTGCGATCGCACCTTCACCTCCTCTAGTGCTCTCCGCTATCACGAGTTGTCGCACACCAAAATCAAGCCCTTCATGTGCGACGTCTGCGGGAAGAGTTTCACACGGAAGAAGAGCCTCCGAGAACACCAGACCGTTCACACCGGTGCCCGCCCGTACATGTGTCAGACTTGTGGGAAGAGCTTCTCCACCGCCAGCAACCTTCGCGTTCACAAGAGATCGCATTCAGATGAGCGACCGTTCAAATGCAGTGAATGCGACAAGGCCTTCAAGTGTCGCATGGGTCTGCTGCAGCACGCCATCGTCCACTCCGGAGAAAAACCCTTCATGTGTCAGACCTGTGGCCTTAGCTTCGGACTCAAGTACAACCTGCAAAGACACCTGCGGCTGCACAATGGAGAGAAACCTTTCAG gtgtgaTCAATGCGGGGAGGGATTCACCGGGACCTGGGCTCTGAAGACTCACATGCTGGTTCACGGAGTGGAGAAGCCATTCATGTGTGATTTGTGTGGGAAGACGTTTTTCTACAACTGTCAGTTGCAGAAACACCAGCAGCTGGTTCATCACAGTAAAGAcggagggacggacagaggaaAGGGAAGACGCAGTTCGTCTGGGATCAAACCATTCGGCTGTAAAATCTGTCTGAagagcttcagcagcagcaccacgcTGAGGACGCACGAGAAGAGTCATGCAGAGAACAAGCAGTTCACCTGTGACACCTGCGGGAAGTCGTTCCACCAACGACACATGTACCTGTACCACATGAGGCAGCACAGCGGCGATCGGCCGTACGTCTGCGGCATCTGTCAGAAAGGGTTTCTGCTCTCGTCCCAGCTGAAGCAGCACCAACTGCTGCACACTGGAGTCAAACCTCACCGGTGTGAACAGTGTGGGAAAGAATTCAGGACGCCACAGAACTACcaccgccacctgctggtccACACCGGAGAGAAACCCTATCAGTGTGTGGTGTGCAGCAGGAAGTTCAGGCAGTCCAACCAGCTCAAGTCTCACATGCAGATCCACACGGGCGTGAAGCTGTACTCCTGTGACCGCTGCAGTCAGGGCTTCTCCGACTCTCGGCAGCTCAAGAAACATTGTTGTGGAGACGACGGCCTGAACGACCTCGAGTCCGGCAGCAAGCCGAGGAAACACGGGGACGAGTTCCCATGGACACAAGAGTTTACAAACAGTAACAGCTGA